The following nucleotide sequence is from Solidesulfovibrio carbinolicus.
CCGCTTGGGCCCAAGCTTAAGGGCCGGCGGTTTCGGACCCGTTGCCCTCCTTGTCGCGCAATCGTCGTCCGGCGTCTACCGGCCGGACACGAGGCAGGTCCATATCCCTGCAAAACTTGGAGGGATATGCTCATGGACCTGTCATTTGACCGTCGGGCGTTTTTGCGCCTTGGTCTGGCCGTCGGCGGCGTGGCCGTGGCCCGGGCCGCTTTTCCGACCCTGGCTCGGGCCGCCGCTTCCGGCCCCGCGGCTCTTGCCGCCGTCGCGGCCATGACGCCGCTGGAGATGGCCGACGCCTCGCCGCTGGTGGGGGCCTCCTGGCAATACCTGCGCGACGTGGCCGCAACCATCGCCAACCCGGAACTGCGGGCCAAGGTCGAGGCCGTCCTCGACAATCCCGCCCCGACCCTGGCCGCCAGACTGGCCGATCCCAAGCACCGGGCCGCCGTGGCCGAGGAGCTGGCCGCCAAGGGCTGGCTCAAGGGCCAGACCGCCGACACCCTGCTGCCGCCCGTGGCCGATCCGGCCGCCTCGCCCCAGCCCTTTCGCAGCGCCCCGGGCAGCGGCTACCAGAGCCACCACGCCTATCCCGGCGGCCTGCCCGTGCACGTGGCCGTCAACATGCGCATCACCTTGGCGATTTTTGACGCCTACAAGGACGTCTACGGCTTTGCCCTGGACCGCGACACGGTGGTCGTCTCCCAGATGCTCCACGATCTGCACAAGCCCTGGGTCTTTGCCTGGAGCGAAGCCGGCGCGTCGCGGCCCGAACAGTCCCTGGCCGGCACGGGCGAACACCATGTGCTAAGCGTGGCCGAATCCATCGTGCGCGGCATCCCCGCCGAGGTCGTGGTGGCCCAGGCCTGCGCCCACAACCACCCCGGCTCGGAAAAAGACGAGGCCGAGCCTGTGGCCTGGCTCAAGGCGGCGGCCGTCCTGGCCGGAGTCGATGCGGCCAAGGCCGGGCTTATCGCCCCTTCGGGCGACACGTTGCCCCTGCCTCGGCGCATGGAAGGGTTTGTCTGCCACCTGGGCGACCACGACTGGGTGCTGTCCGTGCCGGCCGGCAAATGGTCCATCGCCGCCCTGGCCGAGCTGGCCCGGGACCGCTACGGCATCGCCGACGACAAGTCGTCCCGGTTCAACGCGTTTCGCAACTACGTGTTTTCCCAGGCGACCATGATGGAACTCTACCAGACCCTGGCGGTTTCGGGCAAAGACGGCCTGGCCAAGGCCGTGGCAGGCATCGTCGCGCCGGCATAACGATCAAAAGAAGGGACGGCGGCGGCCGGGAGCGGACACCCTGCTCTTGGCCGCCGACGGCATTGGCCCGCCGTCAGTTGCGCCCGCAAACCCGCAAGGCCAAGCAAAGCCAGGACGGCCTCAACACGAGATAACCGTGCACAGGTGCTTTATTGAATGCCCCATGATGCAACGGTTCAAAAAGCATTTTTCAGCATAAAGGCAACTGCGGAAAAAAGGAAAGATGAAAGTCACTTTCCATGGGGTCTTCTTGATCGGGCAGATTTATCGCATTC
It contains:
- a CDS encoding metal-dependent phosphohydrolase, with product MDLSFDRRAFLRLGLAVGGVAVARAAFPTLARAAASGPAALAAVAAMTPLEMADASPLVGASWQYLRDVAATIANPELRAKVEAVLDNPAPTLAARLADPKHRAAVAEELAAKGWLKGQTADTLLPPVADPAASPQPFRSAPGSGYQSHHAYPGGLPVHVAVNMRITLAIFDAYKDVYGFALDRDTVVVSQMLHDLHKPWVFAWSEAGASRPEQSLAGTGEHHVLSVAESIVRGIPAEVVVAQACAHNHPGSEKDEAEPVAWLKAAAVLAGVDAAKAGLIAPSGDTLPLPRRMEGFVCHLGDHDWVLSVPAGKWSIAALAELARDRYGIADDKSSRFNAFRNYVFSQATMMELYQTLAVSGKDGLAKAVAGIVAPA